In a genomic window of Bradyrhizobium ontarionense:
- a CDS encoding ABC transporter permease subunit translates to MRERWPLIVFAVIVAAIPFIPGMPPFWIVLLDNIGLSALVAMGLVLLTGVGGLTSFGQAAFVGFGAYTTAVLSANYGVSPWLTLPLSLLVSGLAAVLLGLVTVRLSGHYLPLGTLAWGLGLFYLFSKLAFLGRNDGISGIPPLSIGSLRMLDPGTIYFAIWAAVLVSALLTMNLLDSRTGRAIRALRRGHIAAEAFGVYSPRAKMLVFIYAAVLAGLSGWLYAHFTRAVNPTPFGAQAGIEYLFVAVVGGAGYVWGGVLGAAIVVILKEVLQSYLPLLLHGEGQLETIVFGILLVTLLQLAPTGLWPWLTARLPFKPVAKKPDTTIKLPARIRAASAPSVLLQVDNARKQFGGVVAVNNVSFDVQAREIVALIGPNGAGKSTTFNLITGVLPPTSGNISVLGKAVGNAPPQDVVKLGISRTFQHVKLVPDMTVLENVAIGAHLRGHSGAISSMFRLDRADEAKLLAEAARQIERVGLGDQMHQFAGSLSLGQQRIVEIARALCVDPMLLLLDEPAAGLRHMEKQRLGALLRELRAGGMSVLLVEHDMGFVMDLADRIVVLDFGTKIAEGTPAAIKTNPEVIKAYLGATA, encoded by the coding sequence GTGCGCGAGCGTTGGCCTCTCATCGTCTTTGCCGTCATCGTCGCGGCGATCCCGTTCATCCCAGGCATGCCGCCGTTCTGGATCGTGCTGCTCGACAATATCGGTCTCTCCGCGCTGGTCGCGATGGGGCTGGTGCTGTTGACCGGCGTCGGCGGTCTCACCTCGTTCGGCCAGGCGGCTTTCGTCGGCTTCGGCGCCTACACCACCGCGGTGCTGTCCGCCAATTACGGCGTATCGCCCTGGCTCACCTTGCCGCTGTCGCTGCTGGTGTCTGGCCTTGCGGCCGTGCTGCTCGGCCTCGTCACGGTCAGGCTGTCCGGCCACTATCTCCCGCTCGGCACGCTCGCCTGGGGCCTCGGCCTGTTCTATCTGTTCAGCAAGCTCGCCTTCCTCGGCCGCAATGACGGCATCTCCGGCATCCCGCCGCTGTCGATAGGCAGCCTCAGGATGCTCGATCCCGGCACCATCTACTTCGCGATCTGGGCCGCCGTGCTGGTCTCGGCGCTGCTGACGATGAATCTCCTGGACTCCCGCACCGGCCGCGCCATCCGCGCGCTGCGTCGCGGCCATATCGCCGCCGAGGCCTTCGGGGTCTATTCCCCGCGCGCCAAGATGCTGGTGTTCATCTATGCCGCTGTGCTCGCCGGCCTGTCCGGCTGGCTCTATGCGCACTTCACCCGCGCCGTGAACCCGACGCCGTTCGGCGCGCAGGCCGGCATCGAATATCTGTTCGTGGCCGTCGTCGGCGGCGCCGGCTATGTGTGGGGCGGCGTGCTTGGCGCGGCGATCGTCGTGATCCTGAAGGAGGTGCTGCAAAGCTACCTCCCGCTGCTGCTGCATGGCGAGGGCCAGCTCGAGACCATCGTGTTCGGCATCCTGCTCGTCACGCTGCTGCAGCTCGCGCCAACCGGCCTGTGGCCGTGGCTGACCGCGCGGCTGCCGTTCAAGCCCGTCGCCAAGAAGCCGGACACCACGATCAAGCTGCCGGCCCGCATACGCGCCGCATCCGCCCCCAGCGTGCTGCTGCAGGTCGACAATGCCCGCAAGCAGTTCGGCGGCGTGGTCGCGGTCAACAACGTATCGTTCGACGTCCAGGCCCGCGAGATCGTCGCGCTGATCGGGCCCAACGGCGCCGGCAAGAGCACCACCTTCAACCTGATCACCGGCGTGCTGCCGCCGACCTCCGGCAACATCTCGGTGCTCGGCAAGGCCGTCGGCAACGCGCCGCCGCAGGACGTCGTCAAGCTCGGCATTTCCCGCACCTTCCAGCACGTCAAGCTGGTGCCGGACATGACCGTGCTGGAGAACGTCGCGATCGGCGCACATCTGCGTGGCCACTCCGGCGCGATCTCCAGCATGTTCCGGCTCGACCGCGCCGACGAGGCCAAGCTGCTCGCGGAAGCCGCGCGGCAGATCGAGCGCGTCGGGCTCGGCGACCAGATGCACCAGTTCGCCGGCTCCCTCTCGCTGGGGCAGCAGCGCATCGTCGAGATCGCCCGCGCGCTCTGCGTCGATCCGATGCTGCTCTTGCTCGACGAGCCCGCCGCAGGCCTCCGCCACATGGAGAAGCAGCGCCTCGGCGCGCTGCTGCGCGAGCTGCGCGCCGGCGGCATGTCGGTGCTGCTGGTCGAGCACGACATGGGTTTCGTCATGGACCTCGCCGACCGCATCGTGGTGCTCGATTTCGGCACCAAGATCGCCGAGGGCACACCGGCCGCGATCAAGACCAATCCCGAGGTGATCAAGGCGTATCTCGGAGCCACCGCATGA
- a CDS encoding ABC transporter ATP-binding protein produces the protein MSTLLEVADAHVSYGKVEAVRSVSLTVAENEIVTIIGANGAGKTTLLSAVMGVLPLKGKVRFAGEDLARYEIEDRVARGLSLVPEHRELFASMNVEDNLQLGAFRMSKAHATRGFEHVYTLFPKLKERRKQLAGTLSGGEQQMLAMGRALMGAPKLLMLDEPSLGLAPIIVAGIFEIVAKLRQEGVSVLLVEQNAKAALQVADRAYVMELGEFVLNGKASEIATDQRVAASYLGFAEGSGVAAIQP, from the coding sequence ATGAGCACGCTGCTGGAAGTCGCCGACGCCCATGTGTCCTATGGCAAGGTCGAGGCCGTGCGCTCGGTCTCGCTCACCGTGGCCGAGAACGAGATCGTCACCATCATCGGCGCCAACGGCGCCGGCAAGACCACGCTGCTCAGCGCCGTCATGGGGGTCCTGCCGTTGAAGGGCAAAGTCCGCTTCGCCGGCGAGGACCTCGCACGCTACGAGATCGAGGACCGCGTCGCCCGCGGCCTCTCTCTCGTGCCCGAGCATCGCGAGCTGTTCGCCAGCATGAACGTCGAGGACAACCTGCAGCTCGGTGCGTTCCGCATGTCGAAGGCCCACGCCACCAGGGGCTTCGAGCACGTCTACACGCTGTTTCCCAAGCTGAAGGAGCGCCGCAAGCAGCTTGCCGGCACCTTGTCGGGCGGCGAGCAGCAGATGCTGGCGATGGGCCGCGCCCTGATGGGCGCGCCGAAGCTGCTGATGCTGGACGAGCCGAGCCTGGGGCTTGCGCCGATCATCGTCGCCGGCATCTTCGAGATCGTCGCCAAGCTGCGGCAGGAAGGCGTCTCGGTGCTGCTGGTCGAACAGAACGCCAAGGCCGCGCTGCAGGTCGCCGACCGCGCCTATGTGATGGAGCTCGGCGAGTTCGTGCTGAACGGCAAGGCCTCGGAGATCGCGACCGACCAGCGCGTCGCCGCGAGCTATCTCGGCTTTGCCGAAGGTAGCGGTGTAGCTGCGATCCAACCCTAA
- a CDS encoding isoprenylcysteine carboxylmethyltransferase family protein — protein sequence MLISAKPIPVDGDHVLRGRWADAPIAATVVALAYAQLRHRDISDTELALGLVASVAIVMSAIEYRRANIGVVRPRLNWRDAAARVARNWVEAMLGAIVVVGFWTLVRVEYGRPEFRPLWEALDVSLPVVAPAVLLHAVIAEWRLGRTRDSGTPVLSLLLAGRSGVDVDGLRRTALSLLVRAIFLPLNFCSLVGVLHHFRWYEYDLLTGRYGGAETGVVIYGLLIAAITPGYLFSSRLLATQVKSVDSSPLAWCVTLACYSPFSALIFDRLLDYRARAGGSLTYKSYVDILEYRPGLSALVIFAALMCQLFHYWGEATFGLRSSNLSNRGIIVDGPYRFTKHPVYLSKCVGWFIIYCPVFANDALGVLRSTALLGSVFLIFALRARCEERFLSGDPSYVAYALSMDSKGMFAPLSRRICSLRFSSRLERWRYAQEKHSQR from the coding sequence TTGTTGATCAGCGCGAAGCCGATTCCCGTCGATGGTGATCACGTCTTACGCGGGCGTTGGGCGGATGCCCCAATCGCAGCTACGGTTGTTGCCCTGGCATATGCTCAGTTGAGACACCGCGATATCAGTGACACAGAATTGGCTCTCGGGCTCGTCGCGTCGGTAGCGATTGTGATGAGCGCGATCGAGTATCGCCGAGCAAATATCGGCGTTGTCCGTCCTCGGCTCAATTGGAGAGATGCTGCGGCTCGCGTGGCACGGAACTGGGTCGAGGCCATGTTGGGTGCCATTGTTGTGGTAGGTTTCTGGACCCTGGTTCGTGTCGAGTACGGCCGACCTGAATTTCGACCTTTGTGGGAAGCCCTCGACGTATCGCTTCCGGTCGTGGCGCCAGCGGTGCTTCTGCACGCCGTGATCGCCGAATGGCGACTGGGACGTACCCGAGATTCGGGAACGCCGGTGCTGAGTTTGTTGCTTGCGGGCAGATCGGGAGTCGACGTCGATGGTTTACGGAGAACGGCTCTCTCGCTCCTGGTGCGAGCAATTTTCTTGCCGCTGAATTTTTGTTCGCTTGTCGGTGTATTACACCACTTCAGGTGGTATGAGTATGACCTTCTGACCGGACGCTATGGGGGAGCTGAAACAGGCGTTGTCATCTATGGCCTGCTCATTGCTGCGATTACTCCGGGTTACCTTTTCAGTTCGCGCCTGCTTGCCACGCAGGTAAAGTCGGTCGACTCGAGCCCGTTGGCTTGGTGTGTAACGCTGGCGTGTTACAGCCCGTTCAGTGCCCTGATCTTTGATCGGCTCCTGGACTATCGTGCACGCGCTGGAGGTTCGCTGACCTACAAATCTTACGTCGACATACTTGAGTATCGACCTGGGCTCTCGGCCCTTGTCATCTTCGCGGCCCTCATGTGCCAGCTGTTCCATTACTGGGGCGAGGCGACGTTCGGGCTTCGCTCCTCGAATCTCAGCAACCGTGGTATCATCGTCGACGGGCCATACAGGTTTACGAAACACCCCGTGTACCTGTCAAAATGCGTCGGTTGGTTTATCATTTATTGTCCGGTCTTTGCGAATGATGCGTTGGGAGTGCTTCGCTCTACGGCCTTGCTCGGCTCCGTTTTTTTGATCTTTGCTCTGAGGGCGCGCTGTGAGGAGCGGTTCCTTTCCGGCGATCCGAGCTATGTGGCATACGCACTCTCGATGGATTCAAAAGGCATGTTCGCCCCACTGTCGCGCCGCATATGTTCACTTCGGTTTTCTTCCCGCCTGGAGAGATGGCGATACGCACAGGAAAAACATTCTCAGCGCTGA
- a CDS encoding DUF1513 domain-containing protein produces the protein MTTSLSRRHTLGLLGMALMPSLGPCTAGVIAGNPSRHLHLLGRDPSLHPDSDIIKQPKASVLTTIDYGSGAARQTILPMEGGHAVLRCSEQHIICTAQHGPKCLVVDADHAIVTELEASAENLFGGHGWIETGRRLILLPQRRKIALTKADVGSLLVFDSLTFRHLDTIETEGIHPHEIQPIPGRAELAVTHYGDIAHPDAVLQHNVLDPKLTILDAVTFRPKRHYPLADFGAMVTHMSVDEGGFAYLALTQFVRFPKNMSYGDVVARLERYLGRPLDYDIPRAALEQRLLAVPLPVIKIDTQTGSRHTIRLADRYHLRSQSVAYNQTCKCAIVSYTHSDVLLVIPHIGEPTIVTADELGISSLTGVTDVAGTPYVAVSTSFRDSVIYDLSERRVLHRFESRNYLDTHISCLA, from the coding sequence ATGACGACCAGCCTCTCGCGACGACATACGCTCGGCCTTCTCGGCATGGCGCTCATGCCGAGCCTCGGCCCCTGCACCGCAGGTGTTATCGCCGGGAACCCAAGCCGCCATCTTCATCTCCTGGGGAGAGATCCGAGCCTTCACCCGGATTCCGACATCATCAAACAACCCAAGGCAAGCGTACTTACAACGATAGACTACGGAAGCGGCGCAGCTCGTCAAACCATCCTGCCGATGGAGGGCGGACATGCGGTCCTCCGGTGCTCCGAGCAACACATCATCTGCACCGCTCAGCATGGGCCAAAATGCCTTGTCGTTGACGCCGATCATGCCATCGTGACAGAGCTCGAGGCATCGGCAGAGAATCTGTTTGGCGGACATGGGTGGATCGAGACGGGCCGACGGCTGATCCTGCTTCCGCAACGGCGTAAGATCGCACTGACCAAAGCGGACGTTGGATCTCTGCTCGTGTTTGATAGTCTGACCTTCAGGCACCTCGACACGATCGAAACAGAAGGCATTCATCCTCACGAAATTCAGCCCATCCCAGGCCGGGCCGAGCTTGCCGTCACTCACTATGGCGACATCGCTCATCCCGATGCGGTTCTGCAACATAACGTCCTTGATCCTAAGCTGACAATCCTCGATGCAGTTACGTTCCGTCCGAAGCGGCACTACCCGCTGGCCGATTTCGGGGCAATGGTAACCCATATGAGCGTCGACGAAGGTGGCTTTGCCTATTTGGCGCTGACGCAGTTCGTAAGGTTTCCCAAGAACATGTCTTATGGCGATGTCGTCGCCCGTCTCGAGCGTTACCTTGGGCGGCCGCTGGACTACGACATCCCGCGCGCCGCACTCGAGCAACGCCTGCTCGCAGTGCCGTTACCGGTCATCAAGATCGACACCCAAACCGGCTCACGTCACACCATCCGGCTTGCCGATCGATATCATCTCCGCTCACAATCAGTCGCCTATAACCAGACTTGCAAATGCGCGATCGTTAGCTACACGCATTCGGACGTTCTTCTGGTCATTCCCCATATCGGCGAGCCCACCATCGTGACCGCAGACGAACTTGGGATTTCGTCGCTGACCGGTGTGACCGACGTTGCCGGAACCCCGTATGTTGCCGTATCAACCAGCTTTCGCGATTCTGTCATCTACGACCTTTCGGAGCGAAGAGTCCTCCATCGCTTCGAGAGTCGCAATTATCTCGACACTCACATCTCGTGCCTCGCTTAA
- a CDS encoding toll/interleukin-1 receptor domain-containing protein, protein MFRIFISYSGKDIFEALALRNWLVSEGWAPTDVFLDVQGVGAGVRWREALAKANERCEAVLFLVSTHSLESRECYVEIRMAEDMGKVILPMILPPRVPEDRLSIDDPRLISHRERQIVDASIEPREAAFTVEHQGQRRSVSFHAPTLARIKARLTQLGISPDSFPWTPSDLSTASPYPGLAGFSEKDAGLFFGRAGDIARGFASLRMVRRTGLNCSRGSLLVIQAASGAGKSSFLRAGLWPRLARDPDFTPIGILRPATGILTGDTGIGRQFAAFLARHGGSRSAGEIHRQLAAADTKAVAALLALFAEATEIGQTSQRLTNPDAPPPTPVIAVDQAEELFAAADAEESQRFLSLIAGVIGDHAPHKSSSPPLFIWTVRADSMDALLQACTMHGIGAPELFPLPPIPRTAFAEVINGPLAVANQAGMRLTIDPLLAQALIDASVGADALPLLAYTLRQIIEDNRAGRRADLSLDAFEAAGGVAGVLRKRLLTAQRDASASDDDLKRLFIPRLATWDEEANPPAARRLVADEAKLLLGERRRLRPLVDALVEARLLTRFSGEDGDIRLEVAHEALLRLLPLSAWLEEAREFLTWRDGIKRAAREWAANANSPVWLVHVGERLKEAQLLLSWSELAEHLEPAERSYLVACRRRGQQARLRLIAVVSAATLAALIVLAVATHRVEIIADTVFEANQASGWNFDARGTRGLAMIDENDTTIAKVWQLYPRIEKQPLLSLPASMARLSPDGAHLLVLSGQRLFLYSTNGPPTPEKPIADFRNDKEVVSIAAFNQAKFSVDGRWLLAPKSTSELALFDVRSNDAETVVQQNSDIVQSYGILEFSVAPVSASFAICSQTEVVLYWPQHQPRRQNLPLPNEHVVSCDFSPDEKWLLVGADDRTVVVMPIEAGILRPGWRVTFPGPARAEPSGGSDESTTPNASDRDIVRYVIGNEGHTLYGYVGNGPIAAAELAAGKDGPASTVLSTQESQAFFARTLWSSETGMWVSGTGQDGVQYIWEAGNDRSPVSISKARGRVIAEPTQVSTIEAQRKALVSNGQGRWLSFNLGQQVPAVPGDRLSGRDYRIAPLADGTGWQALSTAEVQLIDLGFNAVRSQTISPDISATIRSADGQSLLAGTDAGLYRFRRFEGVFGIPFWAREWPRIRFGMASSAGLTTDDGGRAPFVGSGGGDGGGDGGGGGDGGGSGH, encoded by the coding sequence GTGTTTCGTATTTTTATATCGTATTCTGGGAAAGACATTTTCGAGGCGCTGGCGCTTCGCAACTGGCTTGTGTCCGAGGGATGGGCACCTACCGATGTCTTCCTCGACGTTCAGGGCGTCGGTGCTGGTGTGCGCTGGAGAGAGGCGCTGGCCAAGGCGAACGAGCGCTGCGAGGCCGTTCTGTTCCTCGTCTCGACCCACTCGCTGGAGTCAAGAGAATGCTACGTCGAGATCCGGATGGCCGAGGATATGGGCAAGGTCATCCTGCCGATGATCTTGCCGCCGCGCGTGCCGGAAGACAGGCTCTCCATCGACGACCCTCGCCTTATCAGCCATCGGGAGCGCCAAATCGTCGATGCCTCGATCGAGCCGAGGGAGGCAGCCTTCACGGTCGAGCATCAGGGGCAACGACGCTCGGTCTCGTTCCACGCGCCGACGCTCGCCCGGATCAAGGCGCGTCTTACTCAGCTGGGAATTTCGCCAGACAGCTTTCCATGGACACCAAGTGATCTCAGCACGGCCTCACCCTATCCCGGCCTGGCAGGTTTTTCGGAGAAGGATGCGGGGCTGTTCTTTGGGCGCGCCGGTGACATCGCGCGCGGCTTCGCGAGCCTGCGGATGGTGCGGCGTACCGGGCTGAACTGCAGCCGTGGCAGTCTACTCGTCATTCAGGCCGCGTCAGGGGCCGGCAAATCCTCGTTTCTTCGCGCCGGCCTCTGGCCGCGGCTCGCGCGCGACCCCGACTTCACGCCGATCGGCATCTTGCGGCCGGCCACCGGTATCTTGACGGGCGACACCGGCATCGGCCGTCAATTCGCGGCATTTCTGGCTCGCCATGGCGGGTCGCGGTCGGCAGGCGAGATCCATCGCCAACTTGCCGCCGCCGACACGAAAGCGGTAGCGGCACTTCTTGCCTTGTTCGCCGAGGCGACCGAAATCGGCCAAACAAGTCAAAGGCTCACGAACCCGGACGCGCCGCCGCCAACGCCCGTGATCGCCGTCGATCAGGCCGAGGAGTTGTTTGCGGCTGCAGATGCCGAGGAAAGCCAGCGCTTCCTGTCACTCATCGCCGGAGTCATCGGTGACCACGCGCCGCACAAGTCGAGTTCACCGCCACTCTTCATCTGGACCGTCCGCGCCGACAGCATGGATGCTTTGCTCCAAGCGTGCACGATGCATGGCATTGGCGCACCTGAGCTCTTTCCCTTGCCGCCGATCCCGCGAACCGCCTTCGCTGAGGTCATCAATGGTCCGCTCGCTGTCGCGAATCAGGCGGGGATGCGCCTCACGATAGACCCGCTTCTGGCGCAGGCGCTGATCGACGCCTCAGTCGGTGCCGACGCTCTTCCGCTCCTTGCCTATACGTTGAGGCAGATCATCGAGGACAATCGTGCAGGCCGTCGTGCCGACCTTTCGCTGGACGCCTTTGAGGCGGCGGGCGGCGTTGCAGGTGTATTGCGCAAGCGCCTGCTCACGGCGCAGCGCGACGCCAGCGCCAGCGATGATGACCTCAAGCGGCTGTTCATCCCTCGTCTCGCGACATGGGACGAGGAAGCAAATCCGCCGGCCGCCAGACGTCTCGTGGCCGATGAGGCCAAACTTCTGCTCGGCGAACGTAGGAGGCTGAGGCCCCTCGTTGACGCGCTCGTGGAGGCCCGCCTGCTGACGCGGTTTAGCGGCGAGGATGGTGACATTCGACTTGAGGTGGCGCACGAGGCGTTGCTGCGGCTTTTGCCATTGAGCGCCTGGCTCGAGGAAGCGCGCGAGTTTCTCACCTGGCGTGACGGCATTAAGCGCGCAGCGCGGGAGTGGGCGGCGAACGCAAATTCCCCGGTATGGCTTGTACATGTTGGTGAACGACTCAAAGAGGCCCAGCTTCTGCTCTCGTGGTCTGAACTTGCAGAGCACTTGGAGCCGGCGGAAAGATCTTATCTCGTGGCCTGCCGGCGACGCGGCCAGCAGGCGAGACTGCGCCTGATCGCGGTGGTCAGTGCCGCCACGCTGGCGGCTCTCATCGTTTTGGCCGTCGCTACCCATCGCGTGGAGATCATCGCTGACACGGTTTTCGAGGCTAACCAAGCCTCGGGTTGGAATTTCGATGCGCGCGGTACGCGTGGCCTCGCGATGATCGATGAGAACGATACGACGATCGCCAAGGTCTGGCAGCTCTATCCAAGGATCGAGAAGCAGCCACTGCTAAGCCTCCCGGCGAGCATGGCCAGACTGTCGCCAGACGGCGCTCATTTGCTTGTACTAAGCGGTCAACGACTGTTCCTATATTCGACCAATGGGCCACCGACCCCAGAAAAGCCGATCGCGGATTTCAGAAACGACAAGGAGGTCGTATCGATAGCTGCTTTCAATCAAGCCAAGTTTTCGGTGGATGGTCGGTGGCTACTCGCGCCAAAGAGTACGAGTGAGCTGGCGTTGTTCGATGTGCGGTCGAACGACGCTGAAACGGTCGTTCAACAGAATTCTGATATCGTTCAGTCTTATGGTATTCTTGAATTCTCTGTCGCTCCGGTATCGGCGAGTTTCGCCATTTGCTCCCAGACAGAAGTCGTACTCTATTGGCCGCAACATCAACCGAGGCGCCAAAACCTGCCGCTTCCCAACGAGCACGTCGTGTCTTGCGATTTCAGTCCCGACGAAAAATGGCTGCTTGTAGGGGCCGATGACCGCACGGTTGTCGTCATGCCTATTGAAGCTGGAATACTTCGACCAGGTTGGCGGGTGACGTTTCCTGGCCCGGCACGAGCGGAGCCGTCGGGTGGCAGCGACGAATCCACGACGCCCAATGCTAGCGATCGGGATATTGTACGTTATGTCATCGGCAATGAGGGGCATACACTTTACGGCTACGTTGGGAATGGGCCGATTGCGGCAGCCGAGCTTGCCGCAGGCAAGGACGGGCCCGCATCGACCGTGCTGTCGACCCAGGAGTCTCAAGCCTTCTTCGCTCGAACTCTTTGGTCTTCCGAGACGGGAATGTGGGTCTCCGGAACAGGCCAGGATGGTGTCCAGTACATTTGGGAAGCCGGAAACGATCGGAGCCCTGTTTCTATCAGCAAGGCTCGTGGCCGCGTGATTGCTGAACCAACGCAGGTCTCGACGATTGAAGCACAGCGAAAGGCGCTCGTGTCGAACGGTCAAGGGCGGTGGCTCTCGTTCAATCTCGGTCAGCAAGTGCCGGCAGTACCCGGTGACAGGCTCAGCGGTAGGGACTACCGAATTGCGCCATTGGCGGATGGCACCGGATGGCAAGCCCTGTCGACTGCCGAGGTGCAACTCATCGATCTCGGCTTCAATGCGGTGCGGAGTCAGACAATCAGTCCTGACATATCGGCCACCATCCGCTCTGCCGACGGTCAGTCCTTGCTCGCTGGTACGGACGCCGGCCTGTACCGCTTCCGAAGGTTTGAGGGAGTTTTCGGCATACCCTTTTGGGCGCGCGAATGGCCAAGAATCCGTTTTGGCATGGCATCCTCGGCGGGGCTCACGACTGATGATGGTGGTCGAGCCCCCTTTGTCGGCAGCGGAGGAGGAGACGGCGGAGGAGACGGCGGTGGTGGCGGTGATGGTGGCGGTAGCGGCCACTAA
- a CDS encoding ABC transporter substrate-binding protein: MKTTYLAAAGVIAILAAAPALAQTSEITIGITTTTTGPGAALGIPERNALEFVPKEIGGVPLKVIVLDDGGDPTTATTNARRFVTESKADIIMGSALTPPTIAVSNVASEAGIPHFGLAPFPVTPERAKWSVVMPQPVPIMGKVLYEHMKAHNIKTVGYIGYSDSYGDLWFNDLKNQGVPTGITIADEERFARPDTSVTGQVLKLVAANPDAILVGASGTAAALPQTELRERGYTGLIYQTHGAASMDFIRIAGKAAEGVIMASGPVMSPETQADSALTKAPGLELNKAYEAKYGPNSRSQFAGHSFDAFEILKRIIPTALKTAKPGTPEFREAIRQALLSEKDLAASQGVYNFTEKDRSGLDDRARIILTVKDGKYVPAQ; the protein is encoded by the coding sequence ATGAAGACGACCTATCTGGCGGCAGCCGGCGTCATCGCGATTCTGGCAGCTGCTCCGGCGCTGGCGCAGACCAGTGAGATCACCATCGGTATCACCACCACCACGACCGGCCCCGGCGCCGCGCTCGGCATCCCCGAGCGCAACGCGCTCGAGTTCGTGCCGAAGGAGATCGGCGGCGTGCCGCTGAAGGTGATCGTGCTCGACGACGGCGGCGATCCGACCACGGCGACCACCAATGCGCGCCGTTTCGTGACGGAGTCCAAGGCTGACATCATCATGGGCTCGGCGCTGACGCCGCCGACCATCGCGGTGTCCAACGTCGCCAGCGAAGCCGGCATTCCGCATTTCGGCCTCGCGCCGTTCCCGGTGACGCCGGAGCGCGCCAAGTGGTCGGTGGTGATGCCGCAGCCGGTGCCGATCATGGGCAAGGTGCTCTACGAGCACATGAAGGCGCACAACATCAAGACCGTCGGCTATATCGGCTATTCGGATTCCTACGGCGATCTCTGGTTCAACGACCTGAAGAACCAGGGCGTGCCGACGGGGATCACCATCGCCGACGAAGAGCGCTTTGCGCGTCCCGACACGTCGGTGACCGGCCAGGTGCTCAAGCTGGTCGCCGCCAACCCCGATGCGATTCTGGTCGGCGCTTCCGGCACCGCGGCCGCCCTGCCGCAGACCGAGCTGCGCGAGCGCGGCTACACCGGCCTGATCTATCAGACCCACGGTGCTGCGAGCATGGATTTCATTCGCATCGCCGGCAAGGCAGCGGAAGGTGTGATCATGGCCTCGGGTCCGGTGATGTCGCCGGAAACGCAGGCCGACAGCGCGTTGACGAAGGCGCCGGGCCTGGAGCTCAACAAGGCTTATGAAGCCAAGTACGGCCCCAACAGCCGCAGCCAGTTCGCCGGTCACTCCTTCGATGCGTTCGAGATCCTCAAGCGTATCATCCCGACGGCGCTGAAGACCGCCAAGCCCGGCACGCCGGAGTTCCGCGAGGCGATCCGCCAGGCGCTGCTGTCAGAGAAGGATCTGGCCGCGTCGCAGGGCGTCTACAACTTCACCGAGAAGGACCGCTCCGGCCTCGACGACCGCGCCCGCATCATCCTGACCGTGAAGGACGGCAAGTACGTGCCGGCGCAGTGA
- a CDS encoding acyl-CoA thioesterase, whose protein sequence is MFVHRRDVQIQWGDCDPANIVYYPRYFAMFDDATSVMFEAAGFSKQDIVRRYGLVGIPMVDTRAKFYIPSTYGDWITIESRIESIKRSSFDVTHKVFKGEALALEGFETRVLVGRDPADPDKLKSAPFPEEMRAKFLEG, encoded by the coding sequence ATGTTCGTCCATCGCCGCGACGTGCAGATCCAGTGGGGCGACTGCGATCCCGCCAACATCGTCTACTATCCGCGCTATTTCGCGATGTTCGACGACGCGACCTCCGTGATGTTCGAGGCGGCCGGGTTCTCCAAGCAGGACATCGTCCGCCGCTATGGCCTCGTCGGCATTCCCATGGTCGACACCCGCGCCAAGTTCTACATCCCCTCGACCTATGGCGACTGGATCACGATCGAAAGCCGGATCGAGAGCATCAAGCGCTCGTCGTTCGACGTCACCCACAAGGTGTTCAAGGGCGAGGCGCTGGCGCTCGAAGGGTTCGAGACCCGTGTGCTGGTCGGGCGCGATCCGGCCGATCCCGACAAGCTGAAATCGGCGCCGTTCCCGGAGGAGATGCGAGCCAAATTCCTGGAGGGCTGA